A portion of the Osmerus mordax isolate fOsmMor3 chromosome 22, fOsmMor3.pri, whole genome shotgun sequence genome contains these proteins:
- the si:ch73-41e3.7 gene encoding cotranscriptional regulator ARB2A homolog, protein MDREEMKEQSVPSLPYYFSDNGHLLHTDSNDPYVYRFKRGDPEANQKEDQALCFFITHHVQRLMEENFTLHRFYLPTEPLTEGLSQGFVYLSSGALEHPDKLLVLIQDQGTVQCGLWNWRAVAHEGVEKGSQIPYVQRALEESYSVLLMNPNENGNNDREESASWHVHSVWDHLLTHCVDQRIVVVAHGYGGLAFVDLLCRRSQEVQQKVWAVAFLDSSHNMWHQPLRDEARDWLQSCSRRWVPSSKPLNQNVGSIKAGGLQVSAGTQSQRTVPAVCMESVFQFFSKKLQPIPPTAFSIVTRSRSLGQGISTPNA, encoded by the coding sequence ATGGATAGAGAAGAAATGAAAGAACAGTCGGTCCCTTCCCTTCCATACTACTTCTCCGATAATGGACATCTGCTTCACACAGACTCCAATGATCCTTATGTGTATCGGTTCAAACGTGGTGATCCTGAGGCTAACCAGAAAGAGGATCAGGCTTTGTGTTTCTTCATCACCCATCATGTCCAACGGCTAATGGAGGAGAACTTCACCCTCCACAGGTTCTATCTCCCAACTGAGCCTCTAACTGAAGGCCTCAGTCAGGGCTTTGTATACCTGAGCTCTGGAGCTCTAGAACACCCAGACAAACTGCTGGTGCTGATCCAGGACCAGGGCACCGTGCAGTGTGGGCTGTggaactggagggcagtggcccATGAGGGTGTGGAGAAGGGCAGCCAGATCCCCTATGTACAGAGAGCCCTTGAGGAGTCTTACTCAGTGCTGTTGATGAACCCAAATGAAAATGGTAATAATGACAGAGAGGAATCAGCCAGTTGGCATGTGCACAGCGTGTGGGACCACCTCCTCACGCACTGCGTTGACCAGCGCATTGTTGTGGTTGCCCATGGATATGGTGGACTGGCCTTTGTAGATTTGCTATGTCGGCGTTCACAGGAGGTGCAGCAGAAGGTGTGGGCTGTGGCTTTCCTTGACTCCTCCCACAACATGTGGCACCAGCCATTAAGGGACGAGGCACGTGATTGGCTGCAGAGCTGTTCAAGGCGGTGGGTACCGAGTTCAAAGCCTCTGAACCAGAATGTAGGTTCCATTAAAGCGGGGGGGCTGCAAGTGTCTGCTGGGACCCAGAGCCAACGCACTGTACCTGCAGTCTGCATGGAATCAGTGTTCCAGTTCTTCTCCAAGAAGCTGCAGCCCATACCTCCCACAGCCTTCAGTATTGTCACCAGGAGCAGGAGTCTGGGGCAGGGCATCAGCACACCTAACGCTTGA
- the mrpl16 gene encoding 39S ribosomal protein L16, mitochondrial, producing MISLIKSAICGVTNTAGRIAGLQGALQNHLKVLSVGMKTYEIPPDYSDVVLPERPKLKFMNKVPNLKKAKKEMKKLRDIQGPTKGASTFSKGQYAIVALGGGYLHWGHLEMMRLTINRRMDPRTTFARWRVFAPYKPITRKGLGQRMGGGKGAIDHYVTPVKYGRLIVEVGGRLELGEVEPILKEVAKKLPFPAKVMSRETLEAMKKEEAEMVQNNQNPWTFQEIARSNMLGIRKVLSPLDLKNNGRFTGKFHNPGRV from the exons ATGATTTCCTTGATCAAATCCGCTATTTGCGGAGTGACCAATACAGCTGGTAGGATTGCGGGGCTCCAAG GTGCTCTGCAAAATCACTTGAAGGTTCTCTCGGTCGGGATGAAGACGTACGAGATTCCACCTGACTACAGCG aTGTAGTGCTTCCTGAACGACCCAAACTCAAGTTCATGAACAAGGTGCCTAACTTGAAAAAGGCtaagaaagagatgaagaagcTCCGGGATATCCAGGGTCCTACTAAAGGAGCAAGCACCTTCTCAAAAGGCCAATATGCCATAGTG GCCTTGGGAGGGGGGTACCTCCACTGGGGCCACCTGGAGATGATGCGTCTGACTATTAACCGGCGGATGGATCCCCGCACCACTTTTGCCCGCTGGCGCGTCTTTGCCCCCTACAAGCCCATCACTCGCAAGGGCCTGGGACAACGCATGGGTGGGGGCAAGGGAGCTATCGACCACTACGTGACCCCAGTGAAATATGGCCGCCTGATTGTGGAGGTCGGGGGCAGGCTAGAGCTGGGAGAGGTAGAGCCTATTCTGAAGGAGGTTGCTAAAAAGTTGCCCTTTCCTGCCAAG GTGATGAGCAGGGAAACCCTGGAAGCcatgaagaaggaggaggcagagatggtGCAGAACAACCAGAACCCCTGGACCTTCCAGGAAATTGCCCGCTCCAACATGTTGGGCATAAGGAAGGTACTGAGCCCCCTCGACTTGAAAAACAATGGACGCTTCACCGGAAAGTTTCACAACCCTGGTAGGGTCTGA
- the cenpq gene encoding centromere protein Q: MKPARGSQRPPSQAPNSKSKEPAEKRRHQKDPLRPGTSNQVKHTKPQKRKVSAPKKVKGQENWKPMSISSITALENMLDLSILSVIAKIRTEKEEVQKHLNTLKKRFLASCVELPVPVQKRGEIVHASRQHQEESKKSTQGKKTLATLEEELRAVVNTLEQMEEQTASLDHECNKLRQQLEENEAAQEVLLSQKAALNLPPLPPRKDSQPTLQEKLLDLIPKADRGTTALRLGTALQNGPIQNTTALMKHVHRHTDHLLPPPSHLTNSNG, translated from the exons ATGAAGCCTGCCCGAGGATCTCAACGACCCCCGTCTCAGGCACCGAACAGTAAAAGCAAGGAGCCAGCTGAGAAGCGGCGTCATCAGAAAGACCCTCTG AGGCCAGGGACCAGCAATCAAGTAAAGCACACTAAACCACAGAAGAGGAAAG TTTCAGCCCCTAAGAAGGTCAAAGGGCAGGAGAATTGGAAGCCCATGTCTATATCCTCCATTACAGCTTTGGAAAATATGTTGGACTTATCCATACT GTCTGTTATAGCTAAGATAAGGACTGAGAAAGAGGAAGTACAAAAACATCTTAACACTCTGAAAAAAAG GTTCCTTGCCAGTTGTGTGGAGCTCCCAGTTCCTGTCCAGAAACGGGGAGAGATAGTTCATGCCTCTCGCCAGCACCAGGAAGAGAGCAAGAAGTCCACTCAGGGCAAGAAGACGTTGGCCACACTGGAG gaGGAACTGAGAGCTGTGGTCAACACCCTGGAGCAGATGGAGGAACAAACAGCCTCTCTGGACCACGAGTGTAATAAACTGAGACAGCAACTGGAGGAAAACGAGGCGGCccaggag GTCCTGTTGTCTCAAAAAGCAGCCCTgaatctcccccctcttcccccacgCAAAGACAGCCAACCAACCCTACAG GAGAAGCTGCTAGACCTGATCCCCAAGGCCGACAGGGGCACCACTGCCCTGCGGCTGGGGACAGCACTCCAGAACGGCCCTATCCAGAACACCACAGCTCTGATGAagcatgtacacagacacactgaccatctcctgcctcctccttcaCACCTGACCAATAGCAATGGCTAA
- the LOC136966277 gene encoding C3a anaphylatoxin chemotactic receptor has product MSSSLTQSSFPLDVHANRSSPPGPKPSPEDWQAEAGRVVQMVATILIFLVGIPLNGLVVWALAWRGRLERRGSRGESRGANSFRVYVVNLALADLVLLFRTPLALGYLAHGYSWPFGVAFCKLVIFLRCLGLYAAAFLLCAVALERCLCLLRPVWASLRRPRWAVPLACGLLWTLATALAAPYFHTATLKEMNSTHQCWDSDGPSMGLFVTETVAGFMLPLLVFLGSNVAVLLSARQADTATPTSSSSPASTARILRLYRVLFLTMLLFLTCWVPYFTCRFLRALSDGRPELAGLYKASLKATYVSLFLVYLKSALNPVLYVFAARGLGKAVKASLISTIERVFDDSESIRRKSLRRGNSQI; this is encoded by the exons ATGTCTTCAAGTCTCACCCAGTCTTCTTTCCCTTTGGATGTCCATGCCAACCGCTCGTCCCCCCCCGGGCCTAAGCCCAGCCCGGAGGATTGGCAAGCTGAGGCAGGCCGAGTGGTCCAGATGGTGGCCACCATCCTCATTTTTCTG GTGGGCATACCCTTGAACGGGCTGGTGGTGTGGGCGTTGGCGTGGCGAGGCCGTCTGGAGCGGCGTGGGAGCAGGGGCGAGAGCAGAGGCGCCAACAGCTTCCGGGTGTACGTGGTGAACTTGGCCCTGGCCGACCTGGTGCTGCTGTTTAGGACGCCCCTGGCCCTGGGCTACCTGGCCCACGGCTACAGCTGGCCCTTCGGCGTTGCTTTCTGCAAGCTGGTGATTTTCCTGCGCTGCCTGGGTCTCTATGCCGCCGCCTTCTTGCTGTGCGCCGTGGCTCTGGAGCGCTGCCTGTGTCTGCTCCGGCCTGTCTGGGCAAGTCTCCGGCGACCGCGCTGGGCGGTGCCCCTGGCTTGTGGCCTCCTGTGGACTCTGGCCACCGCTCTGGCAGCGCCCTACTTCCACACCGCCACCTTAAAGGAGATGAACAGCACCCACCAGTGTTGGGATAGCGACGGGCCCAGTATGGGTCTGTTTGTTACCGAGACGGTGGCTGGCTTCATGCTGCCGCTGCTGGTCTTCCTGGGGAGTAACGTCGCCGTGCTGCTCTCTGCCAGACAGGCCGACACAGCCACGCCCACATCCTCGTCTTCACCAGCATCCACAGCCAGGATTCTCAGGCTGTACCGTGTGCTCTTCCTCACgatgctcctcttcctcacctgctGGGTGCCGTATTTCACCTGTCGATTCCTGCGGGCTCTGTCCGATGGGCGGCCAGAGCTGGCGGGGCTGTACAAAGCCTCGTTGAAGGCCACATACGTCTCTCTGTTCCTGGTCTATTTGAAAAGTGCCCTCAATCCCGTCCTGTACGTGTTCGCTGCCCGTGGGCTGGGCAAGGCCGTGAAGGCATCCCTCATCTCCACCATCGAGCGGGTGTTTGACGACTCAGAATCCATTCGTAGGAAGTCACTCCGGAGGGGTAACTCCCAGATCTAG